A section of the Pseudanabaena sp. ABRG5-3 genome encodes:
- a CDS encoding type I polyketide synthase translates to MDNIMDEQMSQDHLTGIAIIGMAGRFPKAKDIEQFWQNLRNGVDGITFFSDEELIAEGVSPEVFNQPNYVKAGAVLADIDQFDAQFFGYSPKEAELIDPQQRLFLECAWQALENAGYSTNSSKEKIGVYAGANWSTYLLYNLSLNPHLFAEGGWGAGIGNSRDFLATRVSYQLNLNGPSLNISTACSTSLVSIHLACRDLLSYQCDIALAGGVSIRTPQQVGYAYQSGDIFSSDGYCRPFDAKADGTIFGNAVGIVALKRLEEAVADRDYIYAVIKGSAINNDGSLKVGYTAPSVSGQAEVIAEAQAIAGINPETISYIEAHGTGTNLGDPIEIRALTQAFQEQTAKKRFCAIGSVKSNFGHVDAASGVTGLIKTVLSLHHRQIPATLHFEQPNPDIDFANSPFYVNTTLRDWQRSGSHPLRAGVSSFGIGGTNAHVVLEEAPVIKNSDRHNSDHYDQNHADQLLLLSAKTETALNAIAQNLATHLQQNRNLNLADVAYTLSLGRHHFEHRRMLVCRNVDEAIVNLTDPPSPANSSHIKSDRQASVVFMFSGQGSQYVGMARELYDHVPVFREHLDRCCELLNPLLGLDLRQILYPPQAQISEMQERLQQTAIAQPAIFAIAYSLAQLWIVWGIKPIAMIGHSIGEYVAACLAGVFTLEEALNLVALRGRLMQQLPAGAMLAASLSEAEIQPLIAQNLEPDIAIAALNAPNLSVVSGTFEAINRLEQELTTRGIDCRRLHTSHAFHSAMMEPMLAEFQSYLAKVHLHPPQIPYISNVSGDWIMAEEAIDPAYWVKHIRQTVRFSDGIQQLFHNPAQILLEVGAGKTLSTLVRRHSQKPSAQIVLNSLRHPQEQSSDFTHLLNTLGQLWLGGISIDWAVFYRHQWRHRLPLPTYPFERQRFWISPPTKATTTAPITEQRLSLDSWFYAPVWKSAIANPAKPQKLEKDFWLVFLDPSPWSDLLLQKLRQTQPNLIIVVTGATEFTPLETNSYSINPNSASAYGALLDDLMQSDRKPSRIIHFWNVTAVKENPSLDDTLSKGFYSLLYLAQALGKYTWEEGLQISVISNQIQSVTEDESLQPVKATVLGACKVIPKEYPQIQCQNIDIVLPVNNEQSHNRWIDQILSELAETIKDPIVARRGNRRWLPTYEPVQLAKQQDPPRLKQGGVYLITGGLGGLGLVLAENLAKTLQAKLLLIGRSAIPERSQWTSWLETHAIDDRTSQQILKLQELEASGAEVLAIAADVTNLSQMQVAIAQAEQQWGQIQGVFHTAGVAGGGVIQQKSSVEAAKVMAPKIQGTLVLEQIFQDQPLDFLVLYSSLTAVLGAFGQVDYCAANAFLDAYTYAHNLKKTKFITSINWNAWRDVGMVVNTKNTKASDKFQALQQESLKYAIAPSEGVEALTRILNSTLSQAIVTPQSLESLWEQTSEFTDPKSSDLANESPTTSQLYPRPRLNSIYVAPSNDTEKAIALIWQQILRIDKVGINDNFFELGGDSLLGVQLIARLNKELNAQVAAHSLYQAPTVSSIAEIIAPSSDQDVSVKTPSRGDLRRARKMQRP, encoded by the coding sequence ATGGATAACATTATGGATGAGCAGATGAGTCAAGATCATTTAACAGGAATAGCGATCATTGGTATGGCAGGGAGATTCCCTAAAGCCAAGGATATTGAGCAATTTTGGCAAAATCTCCGTAATGGCGTGGATGGAATTACTTTTTTCTCCGATGAAGAGTTGATTGCTGAAGGAGTGAGTCCCGAAGTTTTTAATCAGCCGAACTATGTCAAGGCTGGTGCGGTGTTGGCGGATATCGATCAATTTGATGCTCAGTTTTTTGGCTATAGCCCCAAGGAAGCTGAGTTAATCGACCCTCAACAGCGATTATTTTTAGAATGTGCTTGGCAAGCCCTAGAGAATGCTGGCTACTCGACAAATAGTAGTAAAGAGAAAATCGGTGTATATGCAGGGGCAAATTGGAGTACTTACCTGCTATATAATCTCAGCCTGAATCCTCATCTATTTGCAGAAGGTGGATGGGGTGCAGGAATCGGCAACAGCCGCGATTTCTTGGCAACGCGAGTTTCTTATCAATTAAATTTGAATGGACCAAGCCTCAATATCAGTACTGCTTGTTCTACTTCACTGGTTTCGATCCATTTAGCCTGTCGCGATCTCTTGAGCTATCAGTGTGATATTGCTTTGGCAGGAGGAGTTAGTATCCGAACACCGCAGCAAGTGGGCTATGCCTATCAATCAGGAGATATCTTTTCCTCCGATGGATATTGTCGTCCCTTTGATGCCAAAGCCGATGGCACGATTTTTGGCAATGCTGTAGGGATTGTGGCGCTAAAGCGTTTAGAAGAAGCCGTTGCCGATCGCGACTACATCTATGCGGTGATCAAAGGCTCGGCAATCAATAATGATGGCTCTTTAAAGGTGGGATATACCGCCCCTAGTGTATCTGGACAAGCGGAAGTGATTGCTGAGGCTCAGGCGATCGCAGGGATCAATCCAGAGACAATTTCCTATATTGAAGCTCACGGTACAGGAACAAATTTAGGCGATCCCATTGAGATTCGAGCTTTAACCCAAGCCTTTCAAGAACAAACTGCTAAGAAAAGATTTTGCGCGATCGGTTCGGTAAAGTCAAATTTTGGGCATGTGGATGCGGCTTCAGGAGTGACAGGATTGATCAAAACAGTTCTATCTCTCCACCACCGTCAAATTCCTGCCACACTCCATTTTGAGCAACCCAATCCTGATATTGATTTTGCCAATAGTCCCTTTTATGTGAATACAACTCTTAGGGATTGGCAACGCTCTGGCAGTCATCCCCTAAGAGCAGGGGTCAGTTCCTTTGGGATTGGTGGCACAAATGCCCATGTGGTTTTAGAAGAAGCGCCTGTAATTAAAAATTCTGATCGGCATAATTCCGATCATTATGATCAGAATCATGCCGATCAATTGTTACTACTATCAGCGAAAACAGAGACAGCGTTAAATGCGATCGCCCAAAATCTCGCCACCCACCTCCAACAGAATCGTAATCTTAACCTAGCGGATGTAGCCTATACCCTCAGCCTTGGACGACATCATTTTGAGCATCGGCGGATGTTGGTATGTCGCAACGTCGATGAAGCGATCGTCAACCTCACTGATCCGCCTTCTCCCGCAAACTCTAGCCACATCAAGAGCGATCGCCAAGCATCCGTAGTATTTATGTTTTCGGGGCAGGGTTCGCAATATGTGGGTATGGCGCGTGAGCTTTATGACCATGTTCCTGTTTTTCGCGAACATCTTGATCGCTGTTGTGAACTGCTGAATCCATTATTAGGCTTAGATTTGAGGCAAATTTTATATCCACCGCAAGCGCAGATTTCAGAAATGCAGGAAAGATTGCAGCAAACAGCGATCGCCCAACCTGCCATATTTGCGATCGCCTATTCTCTGGCACAACTATGGATAGTTTGGGGTATCAAACCGATCGCCATGATTGGGCATAGCATTGGTGAGTATGTGGCGGCTTGTTTGGCGGGAGTATTTACCCTCGAAGAGGCTCTCAACTTAGTTGCCCTACGTGGACGCTTAATGCAGCAATTACCTGCGGGAGCGATGCTAGCGGCTTCTCTAAGTGAAGCGGAAATTCAACCTCTGATTGCCCAAAATCTCGAACCAGATATAGCGATCGCTGCTCTCAATGCTCCTAATCTCAGTGTGGTATCAGGGACATTTGAGGCAATCAATCGCCTAGAGCAAGAATTAACGACAAGGGGCATAGATTGCCGTCGTCTACATACTTCCCATGCTTTCCATTCGGCGATGATGGAACCAATGCTTGCCGAATTTCAAAGCTATCTCGCCAAAGTTCATCTGCATCCACCTCAAATTCCTTATATTTCCAATGTATCAGGTGATTGGATTATGGCGGAAGAAGCGATCGATCCCGCCTATTGGGTCAAGCATATTCGCCAAACTGTACGCTTTAGTGATGGCATCCAGCAGTTATTCCATAATCCCGCACAGATTTTATTGGAAGTTGGGGCAGGTAAGACTTTAAGCACTTTAGTGCGCCGCCATAGCCAGAAGCCATCTGCCCAAATAGTTCTCAATTCTCTGCGCCATCCACAGGAGCAATCCTCCGACTTCACGCATCTGTTAAATACTTTAGGTCAATTATGGTTAGGAGGAATTTCAATCGATTGGGCGGTTTTCTATCGTCATCAATGGCGACATCGCTTACCCTTACCTACATATCCCTTTGAGCGTCAAAGGTTCTGGATTTCTCCGCCAACTAAAGCAACCACTACTGCTCCAATTACTGAGCAAAGATTAAGCCTTGACTCGTGGTTCTATGCACCAGTTTGGAAAAGCGCGATCGCCAATCCTGCAAAACCCCAAAAACTAGAAAAAGACTTCTGGCTAGTATTTCTCGATCCCAGCCCTTGGTCTGATCTACTTCTGCAAAAACTGCGCCAGACTCAGCCAAATCTGATCATCGTAGTGACTGGGGCGACGGAATTTACTCCTTTAGAAACTAATTCCTATAGCATCAACCCTAACTCTGCTAGCGCCTATGGAGCATTGCTAGATGATTTAATGCAGAGCGATCGCAAACCTAGCCGAATTATCCATTTCTGGAATGTCACTGCTGTTAAGGAAAATCCTTCTCTCGATGATACTTTAAGCAAAGGTTTTTACAGCCTGCTATATCTTGCTCAAGCCCTTGGTAAATATACTTGGGAGGAAGGTTTACAAATATCGGTGATTTCCAATCAGATCCAATCGGTCACTGAGGATGAATCTTTACAGCCTGTAAAGGCGACAGTGTTGGGCGCTTGCAAGGTAATTCCCAAGGAATATCCCCAAATTCAATGTCAGAATATTGATATCGTCTTGCCAGTCAATAACGAACAGAGCCATAATCGCTGGATCGATCAAATCCTCTCCGAATTAGCAGAAACCATCAAAGATCCGATTGTGGCACGTCGTGGCAATCGTCGATGGTTGCCTACCTATGAGCCAGTTCAATTAGCAAAACAGCAAGATCCTCCAAGGCTTAAACAAGGTGGCGTTTATTTGATTACAGGTGGACTAGGTGGACTAGGATTAGTTCTTGCCGAGAATTTAGCCAAAACTCTCCAAGCAAAATTATTGCTCATTGGCAGAAGTGCTATCCCTGAGCGATCGCAATGGACAAGTTGGCTAGAGACCCACGCTATCGACGATCGCACTAGTCAACAGATCTTGAAACTGCAAGAGCTAGAAGCTTCTGGGGCTGAAGTACTGGCGATCGCTGCCGACGTTACGAACTTATCGCAGATGCAAGTAGCGATCGCCCAAGCCGAACAGCAATGGGGACAAATTCAGGGAGTCTTCCATACGGCAGGAGTTGCTGGTGGTGGTGTCATCCAACAAAAATCTAGTGTGGAAGCTGCCAAGGTAATGGCTCCAAAAATTCAAGGCACTTTGGTGTTAGAGCAAATTTTCCAAGATCAACCCCTTGACTTTTTGGTTCTCTATTCATCCTTAACCGCAGTATTAGGAGCCTTTGGTCAGGTCGATTACTGCGCGGCAAATGCTTTTCTAGATGCCTATACCTATGCTCATAACTTAAAGAAAACTAAATTTATCACCAGCATTAACTGGAATGCTTGGCGAGATGTGGGTATGGTAGTGAATACAAAAAACACCAAAGCATCCGACAAATTCCAAGCCCTGCAACAAGAAAGCCTCAAATATGCGATTGCTCCATCGGAAGGTGTAGAGGCTCTAACCCGCATTTTAAATAGCACGCTATCACAGGCGATCGTCACCCCACAGTCCCTCGAAAGTCTCTGGGAACAAACTTCCGAATTTACCGATCCTAAATCTTCAGATTTAGCCAATGAATCCCCCACCACCAGCCAACTCTATCCAAGACCTCGGCTAAATAGTATCTATGTCGCGCCTAGTAACGACACCGAAAAAGCGATCGCCTTAATTTGGCAACAGATCTTAAGGATTGATAAAGTCGGTATCAATGACAATTTCTTTGAATTAGGAGGCGACTCCCTATTAGGTGTGCAATTGATTGCCCGCTTAAACAAAGAACTAAATGCTCAGGTTGCCGCCCATAGCCTTTATCAAGCCCCAACGGTTAGTAGTATTGCAGAAATAATTGCCCCATCAAGTGATCAAGATGTTTCAGTCAAAACGCCTTCACGGGGCGATCTCAGGAGGGCGCGAAAAATGCAAAGACCCTAG
- a CDS encoding type I polyketide synthase yields the protein MNSQETHQDPMLDIAIIGMACRVPGAKNIDEFWHNLRNGVESIKFFTDTELQSAGIAQKLLEKPNYVKAAPMLEDVDCLDAAFFGFSPREAELMDPQNRLFLESAWEALEHAGYNPQTYKGLIGVYGGSAINRYLLNNLIHVPNLDNPYGFSSEQDFLTTNVSYKLNLKGPSLNVQTFCSTSLVATHLAVQSLLNQECDIALAGGVTVHVPQQSGYIYHAGDITSPDGHCRTFDAKAQGTIFGSGVGIVVLKRLEDAIADGDHIEAVIKGSAINNDGSLKVSFTSPSVNGQVDVVVGALDVAGISADTISYIEAHGTATEMGDPIEIAALTQAFRRYTNKRRFCAIGTVKTNFGHLMAASGVSGLIKTVLALKHKQIPATLHFEKPNPKIDFDNSPFYVNSQLSEWKSDGLPRRAGISSLGFGGTNAHVVLEEAPELEASSASRPYQLLLLSAKTDTALETATKNLATHLKEHPEISLADVAYTLQIGRQTFDHRRMLVSNSLTNAVSILENPDLLQSQYQEFQNRGINFLFTGQGSQYVKMGEGLYQQESIFRSQLDRCSRILQPVIGLDLRDILYPSESQIDEMAVKLQETAIAQPAIFAIEYALAQQWIAWGIKPKAMLGHSLGEYVAACIAGVFSLEEALKLVAVRGKLMQALPKGKMLSISLPEAEIKPFLNKDIALAAINAPNLAVVSGTIEAIARLEQQLQELSIEYRQLHTSHAFHSAMMEPMLDDFRNEIEKIKLSVPKIPYISNVSGTWITEAQATDPEYWLEHIRQTVRFADGLGTLLQDQDSVLLEVGAGKTLSTLAMRHPARNPQQIVLTSLRHPQEQRADLEVLLRTLGQLWLAGVTIDWEAFYEDERRYRVPLPTYPFERQRFWIEPPKASSQDVLSQPVKPLTKKSLAISDWIYSPAWKSTVVPELKEVLPSLYLVFIDEVGLADKFIQKLEASQHQVITVKIGSNFAKLSDRHYTIDPNQAKDYESLIEALQQLKQLPDRIVHLWNVTEQISRKGEEAIATAQTIGLYSLLFLTQAIAKYAISSKLKLTVISNNMQLVTGQETIQPEKATLLGACKVIPQEYANIRCQSIDVALADTTDINNWQTQKLIDHIYADLTGNISEPVVAYRANRRWIQIYEPVNLEKSQSNSPRLKKGGSYLITGGLGSIGLILAEHLARTCQAKLVLVGRSPFPVQSEWQQWLATHSPEDPISQKIQKLQTITNLGSEVFIAKADVANLDQMLAVFAEVNQKWGAINGVIHAAGVLTEQAFQEIRTLDCPNCEQQLHPKVYGLLVLEQILRSQNIDFCLLFSSLSSVLGGLGYFAYSAANLFMDAFAQKQQQSNPTPWIAINWDSWLFQESSDLSNANNQDLGISPKQGMEVFQLILEQDSLNQVVVSTGNLHQRLNQWIYEHRLEQLDRKQPAIQEKANSALSVHSRPNLSNSYVAPQNEIEQRLANIWQDFLGISEIGIYDNFFELGGDSLLITRIISRLREVFQLELSHRDLFENPTLSGLGQIIESAKLQNMEPKLANSETAKLVEGEL from the coding sequence ATGAACAGTCAGGAAACTCATCAAGACCCAATGCTAGATATTGCCATTATTGGCATGGCTTGCCGAGTCCCCGGGGCTAAAAATATTGATGAATTTTGGCACAATCTCCGTAATGGGGTAGAGTCGATTAAATTTTTTACGGATACAGAGTTACAAAGTGCAGGTATTGCCCAAAAACTGTTAGAAAAGCCCAACTATGTCAAGGCTGCGCCAATGCTCGAAGACGTTGATTGTCTAGATGCCGCCTTCTTTGGCTTTAGTCCTCGCGAAGCGGAATTAATGGATCCGCAAAATCGCCTCTTTTTGGAATCCGCTTGGGAAGCTTTAGAACATGCTGGCTACAATCCCCAAACCTACAAAGGACTAATTGGGGTATATGGCGGATCGGCGATCAATCGCTATTTACTCAATAACCTCATCCATGTTCCTAATCTGGATAATCCCTACGGATTTAGCAGTGAACAGGATTTTTTAACAACAAATGTCTCCTATAAATTAAATCTCAAAGGTCCCAGTTTAAATGTCCAGACTTTTTGTTCTACTTCCCTAGTCGCCACCCATTTAGCTGTCCAAAGTCTCCTTAATCAAGAATGTGATATTGCCTTAGCAGGTGGCGTAACTGTGCATGTTCCCCAGCAATCAGGATATATCTATCATGCTGGTGATATCACTTCTCCCGATGGGCATTGCCGCACCTTTGATGCCAAAGCACAGGGAACGATCTTTGGTTCTGGTGTCGGTATTGTGGTACTCAAGCGACTAGAAGATGCGATCGCCGATGGTGATCATATCGAAGCAGTAATCAAAGGCTCCGCGATTAATAACGATGGTTCCTTAAAAGTGAGCTTTACTTCACCTAGTGTCAATGGTCAAGTTGATGTGGTGGTGGGCGCTCTAGATGTGGCGGGGATTAGTGCCGATACAATCAGTTACATCGAAGCTCATGGCACTGCTACAGAGATGGGCGACCCGATTGAGATTGCGGCGCTGACCCAAGCATTCCGCCGCTACACTAATAAACGTAGATTTTGTGCGATCGGGACTGTCAAAACCAACTTCGGGCATTTGATGGCAGCTTCGGGAGTCTCAGGTTTAATCAAAACAGTCCTCGCCTTAAAACATAAACAAATTCCAGCAACATTACACTTTGAGAAGCCGAATCCTAAAATTGACTTTGATAATAGTCCCTTTTATGTCAACTCTCAGCTAAGTGAATGGAAAAGTGATGGATTGCCCCGTCGAGCGGGTATCAGTTCTCTGGGCTTTGGCGGAACAAATGCCCATGTAGTTTTAGAAGAAGCACCAGAACTAGAAGCATCCTCAGCTTCGCGCCCCTATCAACTATTGCTACTATCCGCCAAGACAGATACAGCCCTAGAAACTGCGACTAAAAATCTCGCTACGCATCTCAAAGAGCATCCAGAGATATCGTTAGCAGATGTAGCCTATACCCTACAAATTGGTCGTCAAACATTTGACCATCGACGAATGCTAGTCAGCAATAGCCTCACTAATGCAGTATCCATATTAGAAAATCCTGATCTACTCCAATCTCAATATCAAGAATTTCAAAACCGAGGCATCAATTTCCTATTTACAGGACAGGGATCGCAATATGTGAAGATGGGAGAAGGACTCTATCAGCAAGAATCTATTTTCCGCTCACAGCTTGATCGCTGTAGTCGAATCTTGCAACCTGTGATTGGACTCGACCTCAGAGATATCCTGTATCCTTCGGAAAGCCAGATCGACGAGATGGCGGTAAAACTACAAGAAACAGCGATCGCCCAACCCGCAATCTTTGCTATAGAGTATGCACTAGCCCAACAGTGGATAGCATGGGGAATCAAACCCAAAGCAATGCTTGGGCATAGTCTGGGAGAGTATGTAGCCGCCTGTATTGCGGGAGTCTTTTCACTAGAGGAAGCGCTGAAATTAGTTGCAGTCAGAGGCAAACTAATGCAAGCCTTACCAAAAGGAAAAATGCTATCTATATCTCTACCCGAAGCAGAAATCAAGCCTTTCTTAAACAAAGACATAGCTCTAGCCGCAATAAATGCTCCTAATCTAGCAGTTGTTTCAGGAACTATAGAAGCGATCGCCCGATTAGAGCAGCAACTACAGGAACTTAGTATTGAATATCGGCAGTTACATACCTCCCATGCATTTCACTCAGCGATGATGGAGCCAATGTTAGATGATTTCAGGAATGAGATCGAAAAAATTAAATTGAGCGTTCCTAAGATCCCTTACATTTCCAATGTATCTGGCACTTGGATTACTGAAGCTCAAGCAACAGATCCAGAATATTGGTTAGAGCATATTCGACAAACAGTGAGATTTGCAGACGGATTAGGGACTCTGCTACAGGATCAAGATTCTGTACTATTAGAAGTAGGAGCAGGAAAGACTTTAAGTACATTAGCAATGCGCCATCCTGCGAGAAATCCACAGCAAATTGTCCTGACATCGTTACGGCATCCACAGGAGCAGAGAGCAGATCTGGAGGTGTTGTTGAGGACTCTTGGGCAATTATGGTTAGCGGGTGTGACGATTGATTGGGAAGCTTTTTATGAAGATGAAAGGCGATATCGAGTGCCTTTACCAACATATCCTTTTGAACGCCAACGCTTTTGGATTGAGCCTCCAAAAGCGTCTTCTCAAGATGTGCTTAGTCAACCAGTAAAACCCTTGACTAAGAAGAGTTTAGCCATTTCTGATTGGATTTACAGCCCTGCTTGGAAATCCACGGTTGTTCCTGAACTTAAAGAAGTATTACCATCACTTTATCTTGTGTTTATAGATGAAGTCGGCTTAGCAGATAAATTTATTCAAAAGCTAGAGGCTTCACAACATCAAGTAATTACAGTAAAAATTGGCTCTAATTTTGCCAAATTAAGCGATCGCCATTACACGATCGATCCTAATCAAGCTAAGGACTACGAATCGCTGATCGAGGCATTGCAGCAACTTAAGCAGTTGCCTGATCGAATTGTGCATTTATGGAATGTCACTGAACAGATCTCTAGGAAAGGAGAAGAAGCGATCGCTACTGCCCAAACTATTGGACTGTATAGCTTGCTTTTCTTAACTCAGGCGATCGCTAAATATGCAATTTCTAGCAAATTAAAGCTAACGGTGATTTCCAATAATATGCAGTTGGTAACGGGTCAAGAAACTATTCAACCTGAGAAAGCAACATTATTGGGAGCTTGTAAAGTAATTCCCCAAGAATATGCCAATATTCGCTGTCAGAGTATTGATGTCGCGTTAGCAGATACTACAGATATTAATAATTGGCAAACTCAGAAATTGATTGATCATATCTATGCCGATCTTACTGGCAATATCAGCGAACCAGTAGTCGCATACCGAGCAAATCGTCGCTGGATTCAGATCTATGAGCCAGTCAACTTAGAGAAGTCACAATCTAATTCGCCGCGATTGAAGAAGGGTGGCTCGTACCTGATTACTGGTGGTTTAGGAAGCATTGGCTTAATACTTGCCGAGCATCTAGCCCGCACTTGTCAGGCGAAATTAGTATTAGTTGGGCGATCGCCTTTTCCTGTGCAATCTGAATGGCAGCAATGGCTAGCCACCCATAGCCCCGAAGATCCAATTAGTCAGAAAATTCAAAAATTGCAAACCATTACGAATCTTGGTTCTGAAGTATTTATTGCTAAAGCCGACGTTGCGAATCTCGATCAGATGTTAGCAGTCTTTGCGGAAGTTAACCAGAAATGGGGCGCAATTAATGGTGTGATCCATGCGGCTGGGGTTCTGACTGAACAAGCATTTCAAGAAATTAGGACGCTCGATTGCCCAAACTGTGAGCAACAGTTACACCCCAAAGTTTATGGACTACTAGTTTTAGAGCAAATCTTGCGATCGCAAAATATCGATTTTTGCCTGCTGTTCTCTTCCTTATCTTCGGTGTTAGGAGGATTAGGATATTTCGCCTATTCTGCCGCAAATCTATTTATGGATGCCTTTGCTCAGAAACAACAGCAGTCCAATCCTACTCCTTGGATCGCGATTAACTGGGATAGTTGGCTGTTTCAAGAATCAAGTGATTTGTCCAATGCTAATAACCAAGATTTAGGAATATCACCGAAGCAAGGGATGGAGGTATTCCAACTCATTCTTGAACAAGATTCTCTCAATCAAGTAGTTGTCTCGACGGGAAATCTCCATCAAAGGCTCAATCAATGGATTTATGAGCATAGACTCGAACAACTTGATCGTAAACAACCAGCAATACAGGAAAAAGCAAATTCTGCTTTATCAGTTCATTCTCGACCTAATTTGTCTAATTCCTATGTTGCGCCTCAGAATGAGATCGAACAACGCCTTGCAAATATTTGGCAAGATTTTCTCGGAATTAGCGAAATTGGTATTTATGATAATTTCTTTGAATTAGGAGGAGATTCTTTGCTGATTACGAGAATTATCTCGCGATTGCGAGAAGTATTTCAACTAGAGTTAAGTCATCGAGATCTATTTGAAAATCCAACTTTATCGGGGTTAGGACAAATTATTGAGTCAGCAAAATTGCAGAATATGGAACCCAAGCTTGCTAACTCAGAAACAGCAAAATTAGTAGAAGGTGAGCTATGA